From the Paeniglutamicibacter kerguelensis genome, the window GGCCAGCGACTCGTATCCGGGGAACGTGCGGAGCTGTTCCAGGGGGTCCAGATGCAGGGCGCGGGAGACCCCAATGATCGTTTCCTCCTTGACGCGGTCATCTGCCATTTGTTGCAAGATGCGTATGCGGGAAAAACCGGCTCCCTTCGAGAGCACGCTGAGTCCGGTGCCGGGAGCGACCGTGTTGAACCACCGGTTGGCATCACTCGCAACAAAAACCACGGGCTCTCCTTTCAACGAACTCTCCATTGGGTCGGCTTCACCCCTAATCTTCCACGGTGTCTGAACTGTCCCGGCAATCCTGCCGCCGGTTGACGAGGGGCGGATGGCCCGAGCCTTTAGGTTGGATCGTCGGTAATGGCACTTATGGAATGCTTGCCCGAGTTCCGAGCGAGTCCCGTCAAGCCCGGACCCGCAAGCCGGCACATGGGGAACCATAGGGAAACGCCAACGAGGGTCCCTGCCTGGGGAAGCCGGGACCACGGCGGTAGGGTTCCTCCACGCGGTGCGGTCTAGGTGCTTTTCTTGGGCCGCGAAGCACAGAGGGAGGACGGAGAACTCACGGCGGGCCGCGACCTTGGCGGTGTGCTCAGTGACCGGGTGGAATCCCCCGGTCTTGATACCCGCGAATGTCGCGGCCATTTCTTGGATGGGGCGGCTTGGTTCGTGGCTGCTGGCCCTCGGGGTCTTGGCCACGAAGTGCAGGTAGCACTTGGGCGCGGTCTTGCGTTGGCAGAAGACGCGATCGGTGCGAGCAGAAGACACGGCATCGCCGCGTCATGGGGAGCCGCGAAACCATCGTCGGCACCCAAATGCACCACCCGAGGCACGGGTCGCTAGCCGGCCTTCACGACCAGCAACTCGTCCCAGTGCGTGGTGTAGCGCGGTGACATCATCTCCCGGCGCATCGTCCACTCAGGGCCGGCCTTCATCCCTGCCAGCCCCAGGCCCACGGCACTGGCGCCGTGGCGCTGTTTGATCTTCTGGATCAGGGGACCGATTTCCTTGGCCTCGTGCGGGTTCACGAAGGGCTCGAACGTTTCCTGGGTTCCGGTCGGGCGAATATCGGTCACCACGATTCCGGCGCGGGCGTACTTGATGCCGTTGATGATCTGGGGAAGCAGTTCCTTGGCGGCGCGGGTCAACAACAGGGGATCCGCTGTGGGGCCAGGCAGGGCAACGGTGACGGCCGGCTGGTGGTTGTCCTTGGTGTTGTAGTAGCTCGTCATCGCCCAGGCACTCAACACCTTGGCCTGGCGCTGATGCTTGTGCAGGCGCGCGGAGGCCTGTTGTGCATAGATCCCCAAGACCTGTTCCATGCCGTGGGTGTCGGTGATGGGGGTGGAGAAGGATCTGCTGAAAATCAGCTGGTCTTTGATTTCGTGTTCCTCCTCCATGGGGATGCACGGGATGCCGCGCAATTCCAGGATGGTGCGCATCATGACGATCGAAAAGCGCTTGCGCAGCATGACCGCGTCGGAGTCCCGGAGGTCTTTCATGGTCCAGATCCCCAAACCGTTGAGACGTTTAGTGAGGCGCGGGCCGATGCCCCAGATTTCAACGACGGGCAGCCGGCCGAGCAGTTGCTCACGGTCGGCCAGGGTGACGGCTTCCCACACGCAGACACCCTCGAGGTGGGCATTCTTCTTGGCCGCCTTGTTGGCCAGCTTGGCCAACGTCTTGGTCTTGGCAATGCCCACGCAGACCGGTAGCCCCAGGTGATCCATCACGTCTTGCTTCATGCGCCGGGCCAGCTGCTGCAACTCGGGCAGCGTGCCCCGGACACCGAGAAATGCCTCATCGATACTGTAGACCTCGACCCATGCCGAGTGCCGACCCAGCAGCTGCATCACGCGGGAACTCAGGTCGCCATAGAGTTCGTAGTTGCTGGATTTTGCGACCAGTCCCGCCCCGCGGAACGTAGCGTCTGTTTCCAGCTTGAACCAGGGCGCACCCATTTCCACGCCCAAGGCCTTCGCCTCGTCGGAGCGTGCGACGGCGCAGCCGTCGTTGTTGCTCAACACGATGACCGGCCGGCCGATGAGCGTTGGGTCAAACGCCCGTTCGCAGCTCACATAGAAGCTGTTGACGTCCACATGGGCAATGTATTCTTCCGGGTTCCCGCAAGATCCTGCATCAGATGCAATAGCACCATTTAAAGGCGATGCAGACATGTTTCGGCAACTCCCCACACCGTCAGGGAAGCCAACTCCCCCACGGCCAGATCTGGATAGTCCGGGCTTTCGGCCTGCAGAACAACACCTTGCGGAGTGAGGCGTAGGCGCTTGACGGTCATTTCTCCGTCTAGGATGGCCACCACCACGGAACCGTCAACGGGTTTGCGGGCGCGGTTCACGATGAGTTCATCGCCGTCCGCGATCCCGGCGCCCTGCATGGAATGCCCGGACACCCGAACGATGAAGGTGCTGGTGGTGTCGTGGATGAGGTGTTCGCTGAGGTTGATGGACCCAAGGAAGTAGTCCTGGGCCGGGCTAGGGTACCCGGCAGCCACGGACGTCTCAGCGACCGGCAGCATTATCTGGTCGCCGCCACCATCTATGGAACGTATGTTCTGAATAGTCATCATTGCACCCCAATTTTTAGAAATTTAGTTCTACATAAGGATACGTCCGCTGCCCACGATTTGCTCTGCCCTTGGATGGTGGAACTCATAGGAACCATCGACGCAGCGGACGGCCCGGGAAAGGGCATGAGGGAAACGGGCATTCAAGCCGGGCAAGACGATGATGCGCATGCCCGGCTCGTGAATGCCCCGGCCGAGGGGGGGACGGCTGGTGCCAGTGCGCCGCACCTAGGACCAAAAGGTGCGGCCCCCGGAGACAAGGCCGGGGGCCGCGGTGTGTCCCTACAGAAAAGGAACCCTGTCTGCCTTGCGGCAAGTATTCGGTAGTCGTCCACGGTATCGAAGTGTTTCGACCGCGACGAACTGGGTAACTACCTCTCCCCGCCTGGGCGCCAACCCGGGGAAGGCAACCATTGCGCTGATGATCAGCGCCTACAAGGCCACCTGCGACCGCCAGGACTGGCGCCACCCGCAAGCCGACATGGCCACCTGCCCGACGACCCTTGAAACCTGGAGATACCAAGTCAGCACGGTAGAACGCGTCATTGTTGATAACATCAACCAGTAGGACGGTTTGCCCCGGAAATTTGAACGGCTGGGGCAAATCTCCTTGCTCTGGGTTTGATCGGTCATCACCCCGTTCCGGGTTTGACCGGGCACCACCCCGGTCGCGATCAAGCCCGGTACCGGGACTCCCAACCCCGCAACAGTATTCTCAACTCGCGAATACACCAATGGCCACCTCGGTTCCCTTCCGAGGTGGCCATTCATCCTTAACGGCCCTCGCTGCGCTCGGACTGATCCTTCTTGTCCTCCGCGGAGGAAAACATCAGCTGGGCAGGAATTTCATTTCGCACCCCCAAGATGTTCAGTCAAACTGGTACCACACTGGTATGGTACTGGCACCACGCCAAACTCACTCCACTCCAGTGCGGTACCATTCTGGTACTACACTGGTACTACACCAGCACTACACCGGTACCATACTGAAATCGTACCGGTGTAGTGATGGTACTAAGCGTTCTCTGCAGTGCCTGAACCGTATCGTTCCTCCAGAATGGGCCAAACAATACGCTCCAGCAGTTTCTGC encodes:
- a CDS encoding Y-family DNA polymerase, whose product is MDVNSFYVSCERAFDPTLIGRPVIVLSNNDGCAVARSDEAKALGVEMGAPWFKLETDATFRGAGLVAKSSNYELYGDLSSRVMQLLGRHSAWVEVYSIDEAFLGVRGTLPELQQLARRMKQDVMDHLGLPVCVGIAKTKTLAKLANKAAKKNAHLEGVCVWEAVTLADREQLLGRLPVVEIWGIGPRLTKRLNGLGIWTMKDLRDSDAVMLRKRFSIVMMRTILELRGIPCIPMEEEHEIKDQLIFSRSFSTPITDTHGMEQVLGIYAQQASARLHKHQRQAKVLSAWAMTSYYNTKDNHQPAVTVALPGPTADPLLLTRAAKELLPQIINGIKYARAGIVVTDIRPTGTQETFEPFVNPHEAKEIGPLIQKIKQRHGASAVGLGLAGMKAGPEWTMRREMMSPRYTTHWDELLVVKAG
- a CDS encoding LexA family protein; this translates as MMTIQNIRSIDGGGDQIMLPVAETSVAAGYPSPAQDYFLGSINLSEHLIHDTTSTFIVRVSGHSMQGAGIADGDELIVNRARKPVDGSVVVAILDGEMTVKRLRLTPQGVVLQAESPDYPDLAVGELASLTVWGVAETCLHRL